A window from Pseudomonas kribbensis encodes these proteins:
- the cobJ gene encoding precorrin-3B C(17)-methyltransferase, translating to MTHSTPAIVILGQGALGTARRLQQVYPAAQIHGLSGRVEGADLTYSDFGATLRELYQQDTPIIALCAAGIVIRTLAPLLLEKGVEPPVLAVAEDGSAVVPLLGGLGGVNVMAREIAAALEVAAAITTSGELRFGTCLLNPPGGYALGDLEQGKRFVSDLLAGHSVRVDGAAPWLAQAQLPEDPQAQRSIHVGSDARAASSSELLIYPRSVAVAVGSEVTDLPGTIRDALLQAGVAIQSLACLVAADVQMASPALREAALELGVPLRFVAPASDIGELARDAVPDARIITTSHDIAIAVAEQPLDVSQVGRPRGRLAVIGLGPGAAELMVPAVKAELARATDVLGYETYVRMAGPFRDDQVQHCTDNREEMQRARHAFRLAAEGRSVIVVSSGDPGVFAMAAAVLEALHESTDPAWHSVDLEILPGVSASLATAAQAGAPLGHDFCVMSLSDNLKPWSIIEKRLDLAAEADLALAFYNPISRARPWQLGRALEIVAQHRAPQTPVVLGRDIGRPGQTLRVTTLGALTPDQVDMRTMVLIGSSTTCTFARAGGGEWVYTPRWYGEKPPG from the coding sequence ATGACTCACTCCACACCGGCCATCGTCATTCTCGGTCAGGGCGCGCTGGGCACGGCCCGCCGCCTTCAACAGGTTTATCCGGCTGCGCAGATTCATGGCCTCTCCGGACGTGTCGAAGGGGCTGATCTGACTTACAGCGACTTCGGCGCGACCCTGCGCGAGCTGTATCAGCAGGACACGCCGATCATTGCCCTGTGCGCGGCCGGCATTGTCATCCGCACACTGGCGCCGCTGTTGCTGGAGAAAGGCGTCGAGCCGCCGGTACTCGCCGTGGCCGAAGACGGCAGCGCCGTGGTGCCGCTGCTCGGCGGCCTCGGCGGGGTGAATGTCATGGCTCGCGAGATCGCCGCTGCGCTTGAAGTGGCGGCGGCGATCACCACCAGCGGCGAGTTGCGCTTCGGCACCTGCCTGCTCAACCCGCCCGGCGGTTATGCCCTCGGCGATCTGGAGCAGGGCAAACGCTTTGTCTCCGACCTGCTCGCCGGTCACAGCGTGCGCGTCGACGGCGCCGCACCTTGGCTGGCTCAGGCACAGTTGCCGGAAGATCCACAGGCGCAGCGCTCGATTCATGTCGGCAGTGATGCCCGTGCAGCGAGTTCCAGTGAGTTGTTGATTTATCCACGCAGCGTGGCGGTTGCGGTCGGTTCAGAAGTGACTGACCTGCCGGGCACCATTCGCGATGCGTTGCTGCAGGCCGGTGTGGCGATTCAATCGTTGGCCTGTCTGGTAGCAGCAGATGTCCAGATGGCCAGTCCGGCACTGCGTGAAGCAGCGCTCGAGCTGGGAGTGCCGTTGCGTTTTGTCGCGCCAGCGAGTGACATCGGTGAGCTGGCTCGCGATGCCGTCCCTGACGCTCGAATCATCACAACCTCCCACGACATTGCCATCGCCGTGGCCGAACAGCCGCTGGATGTTTCGCAGGTCGGTCGTCCGCGCGGTCGTCTGGCCGTCATCGGCCTCGGCCCGGGTGCCGCAGAGTTGATGGTGCCGGCGGTGAAAGCCGAACTGGCCCGCGCCACTGACGTGCTGGGTTACGAAACCTATGTGCGCATGGCCGGCCCGTTCCGCGATGACCAGGTGCAGCACTGCACCGACAACCGCGAAGAAATGCAGCGTGCCCGCCATGCTTTCAGGCTGGCCGCCGAGGGGCGTTCGGTGATTGTGGTTTCGTCGGGCGATCCGGGTGTGTTCGCCATGGCGGCGGCGGTGCTCGAAGCGCTGCACGAGTCGACGGATCCGGCATGGCACAGCGTCGATCTGGAAATCCTGCCGGGGGTTTCCGCCTCACTCGCCACCGCCGCTCAGGCGGGTGCGCCGCTGGGTCACGATTTCTGCGTCATGTCCCTGTCGGACAACCTCAAGCCGTGGTCGATCATCGAAAAGCGTCTGGATCTCGCTGCCGAGGCCGATCTGGCATTGGCGTTCTACAACCCGATCTCCCGCGCCCGTCCGTGGCAACTGGGGCGAGCGTTGGAAATCGTCGCGCAACATCGTGCGCCGCAAACGCCGGTGGTGCTGGGTCGTGATATCGGTCGTCCGGGGCAGACGCTACGGGTTACGACACTTGGCGCATTGACACCGGATCAGGTGGATATGCGCACGATGGTGCTTATTGGTTCTTCCACTACCTGCACCTTTGCTCGTGCCGGAGGTGGTGAGTGGGTATATACGCCGCGCTGGTACGGTGAAAAGCCGCCGGGTTGA